The proteins below come from a single Chryseobacterium bernardetii genomic window:
- a CDS encoding phosphoenolpyruvate carboxylase has product MRHDQRAEKFRQIVENKFQIYNSLFMSLPYDKMTNIGMLLPFLYEESRTGYEAGKTPENIVEEFFKNHTDLHTEEQKLELLFKIIQYIERQVVLFDSIEDAAFPNLHSESDSGTVINLFERSFQDHKIEKVREKLKDFSVKVVFTAHPTQFYPSSVQRIIQDLRGAITSDSVTQIDMLLQQLGKTPFVNKEKPTPIDEALSIISYLRYVYYDTIGELFTKIKKTFGNGHFHLHEDIIQLGFWPGGDRDGNPFVTAEVTKRVAEELRSAILKSYYSHLKFIRRRLSFRGVSEVLTALSDELYAAIFAGKTITAEAILKKTEEAEKILIHEHNSLFLDLLENFRDRVKIFGTHFATLDIRQDSRIHQKVIDEVFAKVYGSEEADYEQKFNKLIHISGPVNADDFEDIVKDTLLTVSQVSEIQDLNGLRGMNRYIISNSDAVKDVMNVYAFFKICGYQDEDINMDIVPLFETMEGLNNAEHVMNELYQNPVYKKHLERRGNQQTIMLGFSDGTKDGGYLKANWEIYKAKEVLTKLSEQNNITVVFFDGRGGPPARGGGKTHDFYASQGKTIANNKIELTIQGQTITSIFGNKEQAKYNFEQLLTAGVENDVFKNAKKELTEKERALIIELADISYQKYSDLKAHPMFVPYLQEMSTLEYYGKTNIGSRPSKRGNGSELKFEDLRAIPFVGSWSQLKQNVPGFFGFGYAMQQMKEQGRFDEVRELYKGSDFFKTLVLNSMMSMNKSYFPLTYYIKNNPKFGAFWNILFSEYEISRDIMLELTGFKMLQEEDPLSRKSVKIREKIVLPLLSIQQYALMKIQKGEGNKEAYEKLVTRSLFGNINASRNSA; this is encoded by the coding sequence ATGAGACACGACCAACGCGCAGAAAAATTCAGGCAGATCGTGGAGAATAAGTTCCAGATCTATAATTCATTATTTATGAGCCTGCCTTATGATAAAATGACGAATATCGGAATGCTGCTTCCATTTCTTTATGAGGAAAGCAGAACCGGCTATGAAGCAGGAAAAACACCTGAAAACATCGTCGAAGAATTTTTTAAAAATCATACCGATCTTCATACCGAAGAACAGAAGCTTGAACTGCTTTTCAAGATCATCCAATATATAGAAAGGCAGGTGGTTTTATTCGACAGTATTGAAGATGCTGCATTTCCTAACCTGCATTCCGAAAGTGATAGTGGAACCGTTATCAATCTTTTTGAACGCTCTTTCCAGGATCATAAAATTGAAAAAGTACGTGAAAAACTGAAAGACTTCAGTGTGAAGGTAGTGTTTACGGCGCACCCGACTCAGTTTTATCCAAGCTCAGTGCAGAGGATCATTCAGGATTTGAGAGGAGCTATTACCAGTGATTCCGTTACGCAGATCGATATGCTTTTACAACAACTGGGAAAAACTCCTTTTGTTAACAAAGAAAAACCTACTCCGATAGATGAAGCCTTAAGTATTATTTCCTATCTGAGATATGTATACTATGATACCATTGGTGAGCTGTTTACCAAAATTAAAAAGACTTTTGGAAACGGACATTTCCATCTGCATGAAGACATTATACAGCTTGGCTTCTGGCCAGGCGGAGACCGCGATGGAAACCCTTTTGTAACAGCAGAGGTTACCAAAAGAGTAGCAGAAGAGCTTCGTTCGGCCATTCTAAAGTCTTATTACAGCCATTTGAAATTCATCAGAAGAAGATTAAGCTTCAGGGGAGTTTCTGAAGTATTGACAGCACTGAGCGATGAATTGTATGCTGCTATTTTTGCAGGTAAAACAATTACTGCAGAAGCTATTTTAAAGAAAACAGAGGAAGCTGAAAAAATATTAATTCATGAACATAACTCCTTGTTTTTAGATCTTTTGGAGAATTTCAGGGATCGCGTGAAGATCTTCGGGACTCATTTTGCAACCTTAGACATCCGTCAGGACAGCAGAATTCACCAGAAAGTAATTGATGAGGTTTTTGCAAAAGTTTATGGCAGTGAAGAAGCTGATTATGAACAGAAATTCAATAAACTGATTCATATTTCAGGTCCTGTAAACGCTGATGACTTTGAAGATATTGTAAAAGATACCTTATTGACTGTTTCTCAGGTTTCTGAAATTCAGGATTTAAATGGTCTAAGAGGAATGAACCGTTATATTATTTCCAATTCCGATGCGGTGAAAGATGTTATGAATGTTTATGCATTCTTTAAAATCTGTGGATATCAGGATGAAGACATTAATATGGATATTGTCCCACTTTTTGAAACCATGGAAGGACTTAATAATGCTGAGCACGTGATGAATGAGCTGTATCAGAACCCTGTCTATAAAAAACACCTTGAAAGAAGAGGGAACCAACAGACGATTATGCTGGGCTTCTCTGATGGAACCAAAGATGGTGGCTATTTAAAAGCCAACTGGGAAATTTATAAGGCTAAAGAAGTTCTTACCAAACTTTCAGAACAGAATAATATCACAGTTGTGTTTTTTGATGGCAGGGGTGGGCCGCCTGCAAGAGGTGGTGGAAAAACCCACGATTTCTATGCTTCCCAAGGAAAAACAATTGCCAATAATAAAATTGAACTTACTATTCAGGGGCAGACTATTACCAGCATTTTTGGAAATAAAGAACAGGCAAAATACAATTTTGAACAGCTTTTAACAGCCGGAGTAGAAAATGATGTATTCAAAAATGCTAAAAAAGAGCTCACAGAAAAAGAAAGAGCTTTGATTATTGAACTGGCCGATATCAGCTATCAGAAATATTCTGATCTGAAGGCCCATCCGATGTTTGTACCTTATCTGCAGGAGATGAGCACACTGGAATATTACGGAAAAACCAATATCGGAAGTCGCCCGTCTAAAAGAGGAAACGGAAGTGAACTGAAGTTTGAAGATCTAAGAGCCATTCCATTTGTAGGATCCTGGTCACAACTGAAGCAGAACGTTCCCGGGTTTTTCGGGTTCGGCTATGCAATGCAGCAGATGAAGGAACAGGGAAGGTTTGATGAAGTAAGAGAATTGTATAAAGGCTCAGATTTCTTTAAAACTCTGGTATTAAACTCTATGATGAGTATGAACAAGTCTTATTTTCCATTGACTTATTACATCAAAAACAATCCTAAGTTTGGAGCTTTCTGGAATATCCTTTTCAGTGAATATGAAATTTCAAGAGATATCATGCTGGAGCTTACCGGCTTCAAGATGCTTCAGGAAGAAGATCCGCTCTCCAGAAAATCTGTAAAGATTCGTGAAAAGATTGTGCTTCCGTTGCTGAGTATTCAGCAATATGCGCTGATGAAAATCCAGAAAGGAGAGGGCAATAAAGAAGCCTATGAAAAATTGGTGACAAGATCTTTATTTGGAAACATTAATGCAAGCAGAAACTCAGCTTAA
- a CDS encoding S8 family peptidase: MKKILLFCFLAGYSYTSAQTQLVFVFFKDKPNKAAFFANPLSELSQKSLDRRTTLGILLNDQDAPIEPSYIQNLQNLGFTVTDYSKWLNGAAVNATPAQITLLQTQPFVLSVETFARNNTPVVQPAPVNKWKIPTNHQKILTTFEYGTSTAQIDQSNIRPLHLAGYTGNGVSIAVIDTGFPTVNTGDAFLRLRNNNKIKGGYDFVAKSTDIYNSSLNAHGTTVLGVIGGYLENVFVGSAPDADFYLYRSENTTAEIPEEQLYWIEAAEEADRKGVDIITTSLGYNIFDNPQYSYTYADMNGSTSFIARGAGIAAEKGIFVLAAAGNSGNGSWHYLLTPADNAKVFTIGAVDSSGNSSAFSSYGPNSLGVVKPDGSTRGTATATVLGNTTYSTNGTSLATPIAAGGVACLLQAFPAMNRDQLKTKLRQTASLYPNHTDQMGYGILNFGSLYNNVLNTSEIVKKEKFALFPNPVKNTLNIASESEISSLEIYDNLGRLIRKERKQKSVKVDDLSKGVYYLKIISKDKFYYEKFIKE, encoded by the coding sequence ATGAAAAAAATTTTACTGTTTTGTTTCCTAGCAGGTTACTCCTATACCTCAGCACAAACTCAGCTTGTTTTTGTGTTCTTTAAAGATAAACCCAATAAAGCTGCATTTTTTGCCAATCCTCTTTCTGAGCTTAGCCAAAAATCACTTGACAGGCGTACAACATTAGGCATACTGCTTAATGACCAGGATGCTCCTATAGAGCCATCTTATATACAAAATCTTCAAAATCTCGGATTTACTGTTACCGATTATTCCAAATGGCTTAATGGAGCTGCTGTAAATGCAACTCCTGCCCAAATCACGCTTTTACAGACCCAGCCTTTTGTATTGTCTGTAGAAACCTTTGCCCGAAACAACACTCCTGTTGTACAGCCAGCTCCCGTTAATAAATGGAAAATACCAACAAATCACCAGAAGATTCTTACTACTTTTGAATATGGCACCAGTACAGCCCAGATAGATCAGAGTAACATAAGACCTCTTCACCTGGCTGGCTATACCGGAAACGGAGTTTCTATTGCTGTTATTGATACCGGATTTCCTACGGTAAATACCGGAGATGCATTTCTTAGGTTGCGCAACAATAACAAAATAAAGGGAGGCTATGATTTTGTTGCCAAATCCACCGATATCTATAACTCTTCCCTGAACGCACATGGCACAACCGTTTTAGGTGTTATAGGAGGCTATCTGGAAAATGTATTTGTAGGTTCAGCTCCTGATGCAGATTTCTACCTGTACCGCAGTGAAAATACAACTGCTGAAATTCCGGAGGAACAGCTCTATTGGATTGAAGCTGCTGAAGAGGCAGATAGAAAAGGGGTAGATATCATTACCACATCACTTGGATATAATATTTTTGATAATCCACAATACAGTTACACATATGCTGATATGAACGGAAGCACCTCTTTCATTGCAAGAGGAGCAGGAATTGCTGCAGAAAAAGGAATTTTTGTTCTTGCTGCTGCAGGAAATTCAGGAAATGGTTCATGGCATTACCTTCTGACACCGGCAGATAATGCCAAGGTATTTACGATTGGTGCAGTAGATTCTTCTGGGAATTCTTCAGCTTTTTCATCTTATGGCCCTAATTCACTCGGGGTTGTTAAACCAGATGGAAGCACCCGGGGAACTGCTACAGCTACTGTTTTAGGGAATACAACCTATTCTACTAACGGAACTTCCCTTGCTACCCCTATTGCTGCTGGCGGAGTTGCCTGCCTTCTTCAGGCTTTTCCTGCCATGAACAGGGACCAGCTCAAAACAAAATTAAGACAGACAGCTTCCCTTTATCCTAATCATACGGATCAGATGGGATATGGCATCCTAAATTTCGGGAGTTTATACAACAATGTGCTCAATACTTCCGAAATTGTTAAAAAAGAGAAATTTGCCCTGTTTCCCAACCCTGTTAAAAACACCTTGAATATTGCTTCAGAAAGTGAGATCAGTTCACTAGAAATTTATGATAACCTGGGAAGACTGATAAGAAAGGAAAGGAAGCAGAAGTCTGTAAAGGTTGATGATCTTTCAAAAGGAGTTTATTACCTTAAAATAATTTCAAAAGATAAGTTTTACTATGAAAAGTTCATTAAAGAATAA
- a CDS encoding DegT/DnrJ/EryC1/StrS family aminotransferase — translation MKKIQMVDLQSQYYKIKNDVDNAVLNVMDSAAFINGPEVKSFQNELESYLDVKHVIPCANGTDALQIALMALDLKEGDEIITADFTFAATVEVIHLLKLKSVLVDVDYDTFTISTEALRKAITPKTKAIIPVHLFGQCANMEEILKIAEEHNLYVIEDNAQAIGAEYTFSDGTSKFAGTMATVGTTSFFPSKNLGCYGDGGAIFTNNDDLAHRLRGIVNHGMYERYYHDEVGVNSRLDSIQAAVLRKKLPHLDSYNEARRKAADYYDEAFAGHENILTPKRSENSTHVFHQYTLRILNGKRNELQKFLAEKEIPAMIYYPVALRKQKAYFQESNDADFVNTDKLLDQVISLPMHTELDEEQLKYITDAVLEFMG, via the coding sequence ATGAAAAAAATTCAGATGGTTGACTTGCAAAGTCAGTATTACAAAATAAAGAATGATGTAGACAATGCAGTTTTAAATGTAATGGATTCTGCGGCTTTTATCAACGGTCCTGAAGTAAAGTCTTTCCAGAATGAATTGGAGTCTTATTTAGACGTAAAACATGTTATTCCATGTGCTAATGGAACTGATGCATTACAGATTGCTCTTATGGCGTTGGATCTGAAGGAGGGAGACGAAATTATTACTGCTGATTTTACCTTTGCTGCTACAGTAGAAGTAATTCATCTGCTTAAATTAAAATCTGTTTTGGTTGATGTTGATTATGATACATTTACAATTTCTACTGAAGCTCTGAGAAAAGCTATTACACCCAAAACAAAGGCTATTATTCCTGTGCATTTATTCGGACAATGTGCCAATATGGAAGAAATCCTGAAAATTGCTGAAGAACACAATTTATACGTAATTGAAGACAATGCACAGGCAATTGGTGCAGAATATACATTCTCTGACGGAACTTCAAAGTTTGCCGGTACAATGGCAACAGTAGGAACAACTTCTTTCTTCCCTTCCAAAAATCTTGGATGCTATGGAGACGGAGGTGCAATTTTTACCAATAATGATGACTTGGCACACCGTTTAAGAGGAATTGTAAACCATGGAATGTATGAAAGATACTATCATGATGAGGTTGGGGTAAACTCGCGTTTGGATAGTATTCAGGCTGCGGTTTTAAGAAAAAAACTGCCACATCTGGACTCATACAACGAAGCGAGAAGAAAAGCAGCTGACTATTATGACGAAGCATTTGCAGGTCACGAAAATATTTTAACTCCAAAAAGGTCAGAGAATTCTACCCATGTATTCCACCAGTATACACTGAGAATTCTGAACGGGAAGAGAAATGAACTGCAGAAATTCCTTGCAGAAAAGGAAATTCCGGCAATGATCTACTATCCGGTTGCCTTAAGAAAACAAAAAGCATATTTCCAGGAAAGTAATGATGCAGACTTTGTAAATACTGATAAGCTTTTGGATCAGGTAATTTCTTTACCAATGCATACGGAATTAGACGAAGAGCAGTTGAAGTATATTACAGATGCTGTACTTGAGTTTATGGGATAA
- the galE gene encoding UDP-glucose 4-epimerase GalE: MAILVTGGLGYIGSHTVVELLNNGFEVVIVDDLSHSERFILNNIEEITGKKPVFYPFDLKRKELLAQVFDAHKIEGCINFAAFKAVGESQVKPVDYYENNLFSLINILQEFKEREISNFIFSSSCTVYGQADVMPIDENTPLKMPESVYGKTKQMGEEILIDFAKAYNRKISLLRYFNPIGAHPSAKLGELPIGIPNNLVPYVMQTAAGVREKLSVWGDDYPTEDGTAVRDYIYVVDLAKAHVAALKKLIEDQSHETVIDTYNLGTGKGSSVLEVVKAFEKANNVEVPYQICDRREGDITIAYADPSKAEKELGWKSGTSLEESLKTVWEWQKYLNSRN; this comes from the coding sequence ATGGCAATACTTGTTACAGGAGGACTTGGATATATTGGTTCTCATACCGTTGTAGAACTGCTCAATAATGGCTTTGAAGTTGTTATTGTAGATGATCTGTCCCATTCGGAGCGGTTTATTTTAAATAATATAGAGGAAATTACAGGTAAGAAGCCCGTTTTTTATCCTTTTGATCTGAAGCGTAAGGAACTTCTTGCCCAGGTTTTTGATGCCCATAAAATTGAAGGCTGTATCAATTTCGCAGCTTTTAAGGCAGTAGGAGAGAGCCAGGTAAAACCTGTAGATTATTATGAAAATAATCTGTTTTCCCTTATTAATATTCTACAGGAATTTAAAGAAAGAGAAATCTCAAACTTTATTTTCAGCTCATCATGTACCGTATACGGGCAGGCTGATGTGATGCCTATTGATGAAAATACACCTTTAAAAATGCCCGAAAGTGTTTATGGGAAAACCAAGCAGATGGGTGAGGAGATTCTTATTGACTTTGCAAAAGCATACAACCGTAAAATATCATTGCTAAGATACTTTAACCCGATTGGAGCCCATCCATCAGCAAAGCTTGGAGAGTTGCCAATAGGAATCCCTAATAACCTTGTTCCTTACGTAATGCAGACTGCTGCAGGAGTTCGTGAGAAACTAAGTGTATGGGGTGATGATTATCCTACAGAAGACGGAACAGCAGTTCGTGATTATATCTATGTTGTAGATCTGGCCAAAGCACACGTAGCAGCCCTAAAAAAACTGATAGAGGATCAATCCCATGAAACAGTGATTGATACCTATAATCTGGGAACAGGGAAAGGATCATCTGTTTTGGAAGTTGTGAAAGCATTTGAAAAAGCCAATAATGTTGAAGTCCCTTATCAGATCTGTGATAGAAGAGAAGGAGATATTACAATTGCTTATGCTGACCCTTCTAAAGCAGAAAAAGAGCTTGGCTGGAAGTCTGGCACATCTTTGGAAGAGTCTTTAAAGACCGTTTGGGAATGGCAAAAATATCTCAATTCGAGAAACTAA
- a CDS encoding methyltransferase domain-containing protein, which produces MAWNPEVYDQFKEERSAPFFDLLKLVESRTGISVIDLGCGTGELTSKLLDYLEDSKVLGIDSSEEMLEKASQFKASRLTFEKRSIEEQLHLGDTYDLVISNAAIQWCSNHKELFPRIISKIKEGGQLAVQVPSNHEYVVHQLLRKIAGTEPFKSAYSGWEREYTVLSIEDYARILFENKGKEITVFEKVFPHVLADADAVFTWASGTAMLPYIEKLPDGMKEEFKNDYKKQLQNIFPESPVFYPFKRTFISAKF; this is translated from the coding sequence ATGGCTTGGAACCCTGAAGTATATGACCAATTTAAAGAAGAGCGTTCAGCACCTTTCTTTGACCTGTTAAAACTTGTAGAGTCAAGAACGGGAATATCAGTTATAGATTTAGGATGTGGAACAGGAGAGCTTACTTCAAAGCTTTTGGATTATTTAGAGGATTCAAAGGTTTTAGGAATAGATTCTTCAGAAGAAATGCTTGAAAAAGCTTCTCAGTTTAAGGCAAGCAGATTGACCTTTGAAAAAAGAAGTATCGAGGAGCAGCTTCATTTGGGAGATACTTACGATCTGGTTATTTCTAATGCAGCCATCCAGTGGTGCAGTAACCATAAAGAACTTTTTCCAAGAATAATCAGTAAGATTAAAGAAGGCGGGCAACTAGCGGTGCAGGTTCCTTCTAATCACGAATATGTAGTACATCAGCTCCTTAGAAAAATTGCCGGTACAGAGCCTTTTAAAAGTGCCTATAGCGGTTGGGAAAGAGAGTATACAGTGTTGAGCATTGAGGATTACGCCAGGATATTATTTGAAAATAAAGGAAAAGAAATTACTGTATTTGAAAAAGTATTTCCTCATGTTCTTGCAGATGCAGATGCAGTATTTACCTGGGCCTCCGGAACAGCGATGCTTCCTTATATAGAAAAGCTCCCTGATGGAATGAAAGAAGAATTTAAAAACGATTATAAAAAACAATTACAAAACATCTTCCCTGAATCACCGGTCTTTTATCCTTTTAAAAGAACATTTATTTCAGCGAAATTTTAA
- a CDS encoding adenylyltransferase/cytidyltransferase family protein — translation MKTQRIGITFSSFDLLHAGHIKMLEEAKTVCDYLIVGLQIDPSHDRPNKNKPSQTIVERYIQLKAVNAVDEIVPYYTEEDLLDILKSFVIDIRIIGDDYIDRDFTGKQYCEEKGIEIFYNKRDHRFSTSDLRKRIYEAEKAKEEKEESVK, via the coding sequence ATGAAGACACAGAGAATAGGTATTACTTTTTCCTCATTTGATTTATTACATGCAGGACATATCAAAATGCTTGAAGAAGCAAAAACAGTGTGTGACTATCTGATTGTTGGTCTGCAGATTGATCCGTCTCACGACCGTCCGAACAAAAATAAACCAAGCCAGACCATTGTAGAGCGTTATATTCAGTTAAAAGCAGTAAATGCTGTGGATGAAATTGTGCCTTACTACACAGAAGAAGATTTGTTGGATATTTTAAAATCTTTTGTAATTGATATAAGAATCATTGGTGATGATTATATAGACAGAGATTTTACAGGTAAGCAATACTGTGAAGAAAAAGGAATTGAGATCTTTTATAACAAAAGAGATCACAGGTTTTCTACCAGCGACTTAAGAAAAAGAATTTACGAAGCTGAGAAGGCAAAAGAAGAAAAAGAAGAATCAGTAAAATAA
- a CDS encoding TonB-dependent receptor domain-containing protein, translated as MKNKTEIVNIFTRKTLGLTLVLSAAAMAFAQEKADVSGIIVNKKNQPVPYASVTFSNKANKSLSDAVLTDEKGQYKLQLTPGSYDITVEAIDYKKSTINKNITGTGNIGALSIEAEASSTLDGKTQELQGVVITASAAKPYKVELDKKTYDPSQDIVSKGGSLQDVLTNVPSVTVDTDGTVSMRGSSNVKFLINGKPSSLLGIDDGANALQSIPADQIERIEVITNPSSKFEASGTSGILNIILKKSKKVGFNGSVVGTLGYYPRTALNANLSWRKNNWTWFVNGGGGYTENRTKNNSETTYHNIEFPKILPNVIPNDVPVHQLQNSVNKTYNKNYNASAGFVYDLSEKTSINLTGLVRTFEGDGNELVDTYDTLYRFFRDSSDLSTTAGKWSLLNPYGLRDSKSVFNNLAFQGDVGLDHKFDDKGQNLSLSLSLQRNRSNNNADILETYDLRPDVQDITRRHSVSKTVIGKADYELPLGEQSKLEAGYRLDVNHNTYDNFVSSTSGNPFIPDYNNNTDYKEMFNAFYLQFKSKIGNFGYQVGLRDEISNVKINYISQNPKALPLDKTKNYNNLFPSVFLSYDIAKNNQILVNYSRRIDRPRSFFMVPFPNYSNSQNIFEGNIDLNPSYVDSYEVGYNLTKKKFTINPTLYYRHATDDTKMLVYRPDERKTVFYTKPENLGNDDRIGLDLNFTYDPFAWFKIMGSADIFRYKTTGITSYATIDKDGLNQTRTLDFTGSGFSTRLRLNTTFRLDKTLSVQLQGFYRGGQKTVSQDRKDMYAVNFGASKTIWKGDGTIAFNIQDIFNTRAMESISYSNDNTRNNYMQWQPRQFSISLTYRFKQGEKIEQPKRKKDINSNATGDDQQGPM; from the coding sequence ATGAAGAATAAGACAGAAATTGTCAATATTTTCACGAGAAAAACACTAGGACTTACTTTAGTACTCTCAGCTGCTGCTATGGCTTTTGCTCAGGAGAAGGCTGATGTTTCAGGAATCATTGTCAACAAGAAGAACCAACCGGTACCTTATGCTTCGGTAACCTTTAGCAACAAGGCCAACAAATCATTAAGCGATGCTGTATTGACTGATGAAAAAGGTCAGTATAAATTACAGCTTACCCCAGGAAGCTACGATATCACTGTAGAAGCTATTGATTACAAAAAGAGCACCATCAATAAAAATATAACGGGAACCGGAAATATTGGTGCACTATCTATTGAAGCTGAAGCTAGCTCTACCCTGGATGGGAAAACACAGGAACTGCAAGGGGTTGTTATTACAGCTTCCGCGGCTAAACCCTATAAGGTGGAGCTAGATAAAAAAACATACGACCCGTCACAGGATATTGTGAGCAAAGGAGGAAGTCTTCAGGATGTTTTAACGAATGTACCTTCAGTTACCGTAGATACAGATGGAACGGTTTCTATGAGAGGAAGCTCAAACGTAAAATTCCTGATCAACGGTAAGCCTTCTTCCCTATTGGGTATTGATGATGGCGCAAATGCTTTACAGAGTATTCCGGCAGATCAGATTGAAAGAATTGAAGTCATTACCAACCCTTCCTCCAAATTTGAGGCAAGCGGAACTTCCGGTATTTTAAATATTATCCTTAAAAAGAGTAAAAAAGTAGGATTTAACGGCAGTGTGGTAGGAACTTTAGGATATTATCCAAGAACCGCTCTTAATGCCAATTTAAGCTGGAGAAAAAATAACTGGACGTGGTTTGTAAATGGTGGTGGCGGTTACACTGAAAACAGAACAAAAAATAATTCGGAAACCACCTATCATAATATTGAATTTCCAAAAATACTTCCTAATGTAATACCTAATGATGTACCTGTACATCAACTGCAAAACTCTGTCAACAAAACGTATAATAAAAACTATAATGCAAGTGCAGGTTTTGTTTATGATCTTTCTGAAAAAACATCCATTAACCTAACAGGATTGGTAAGAACCTTTGAAGGAGACGGGAATGAACTTGTTGATACCTATGATACCTTATACAGGTTTTTCAGAGATTCGTCAGATCTAAGTACTACAGCTGGAAAATGGAGCTTATTAAATCCTTATGGGCTTAGAGATTCGAAAAGTGTATTCAATAATCTTGCATTCCAGGGAGATGTAGGATTAGATCACAAATTTGATGATAAGGGGCAGAACTTATCCTTATCTTTAAGTTTACAAAGAAACAGAAGCAACAACAATGCAGACATCCTTGAAACGTACGACCTTCGTCCTGATGTACAGGACATTACCAGAAGACATTCTGTAAGCAAAACTGTTATTGGGAAAGCGGATTATGAATTGCCACTAGGTGAACAATCTAAACTTGAAGCCGGATACAGATTAGACGTTAACCATAATACTTATGATAATTTTGTAAGCAGTACATCCGGAAACCCTTTTATCCCGGATTACAATAACAATACAGACTATAAAGAAATGTTCAATGCATTCTATTTACAGTTTAAAAGTAAGATCGGAAACTTTGGCTATCAGGTAGGATTAAGAGACGAAATCTCTAATGTTAAAATTAATTATATCAGCCAGAATCCTAAAGCCCTTCCATTAGATAAGACCAAGAATTACAATAATCTGTTCCCAAGTGTGTTCTTAAGTTATGATATTGCGAAAAACAACCAGATCTTAGTTAACTATTCCCGCAGAATAGACAGGCCAAGATCATTCTTTATGGTTCCTTTCCCAAACTATAGTAACAGCCAGAATATTTTTGAGGGAAATATTGATTTAAATCCATCCTACGTAGATTCTTATGAAGTAGGTTATAACCTTACAAAGAAGAAGTTTACCATTAACCCTACTTTGTATTACAGACATGCTACAGATGACACTAAAATGCTAGTCTACAGGCCGGACGAAAGAAAGACTGTTTTCTATACCAAGCCTGAGAATTTAGGTAATGACGACCGTATTGGTTTGGATCTGAACTTCACTTATGATCCTTTTGCATGGTTTAAAATTATGGGTAGTGCAGATATCTTCAGATACAAAACAACTGGAATCACTTCTTATGCAACCATAGATAAAGACGGATTGAACCAGACAAGAACATTAGACTTTACAGGAAGTGGCTTCTCAACCAGATTACGTCTTAATACAACGTTCAGACTTGACAAGACATTAAGTGTACAATTACAAGGATTCTACAGAGGAGGTCAAAAAACAGTAAGTCAGGATAGAAAAGACATGTATGCTGTAAACTTTGGTGCATCTAAAACAATCTGGAAAGGGGACGGAACCATTGCGTTCAATATTCAGGACATCTTTAACACAAGAGCTATGGAAAGCATTAGTTACAGCAACGATAATACCCGTAACAACTATATGCAGTGGCAGCCAAGACAATTTTCTATCTCTTTAACCTACAGATTTAAACAGGGTGAGAAAATAGAGCAACCTAAAAGAAAAAAAGATATTAATTCTAATGCAACCGGTGACGACCAGCAAGGTCCGATGTAA